A region from the Phaenicophaeus curvirostris isolate KB17595 chromosome 28, BPBGC_Pcur_1.0, whole genome shotgun sequence genome encodes:
- the MICOS13 gene encoding MICOS complex subunit MIC13, with protein MAARLLPALRFVIKGSLAGAAVYVAYDQGLLGSGTQGAEALKKAQAALPPAIQEWTSYFGWELPPAPKFDFSPSESWNKGVQTVISALSVAPTRACEFTTEGWKYVKDLVK; from the exons ATGGCGGCCCGGCTCCTCCCCGCCCTCCG GTTTGTCATCAAAGGAAGCCTGGCTGGAGCTGCCGTGTACGTGGCGTATGACCAGGGGCTGCTGGGCAGTGGCACACAAGGAGCTGAAGCCCTCAAAAAAGCTCAAGCAGCACTGCCTCCAGCTATCCAAGAGTGGACAAGTTACTTCGGCTGGGAG cTCCCACCCGCTCCAAAATTTGACTTTTCCCCCTCTGAATCCTGGAATAAAG GAGTGCAGACGGTCATCTCCGCCTTGTCTGTAGCTCCCACCAGGGCCTGTGAATTCACGACAGAAGGCTGGAAGTATGTGAAGGATCTCGTCAAATGA